A genome region from Streptomyces sp. NBC_01296 includes the following:
- a CDS encoding DUF6458 family protein gives MGGIGGCIALIVVGAILTFATDWKMESVNLDVVGLIMMAAGAIGLAVYASVFKRRRTAALPVVDETHREV, from the coding sequence ATGGGAGGCATCGGCGGCTGCATCGCGCTGATCGTGGTGGGAGCCATTCTCACCTTCGCAACGGACTGGAAGATGGAGAGCGTCAACCTCGACGTCGTCGGCCTGATCATGATGGCCGCCGGCGCCATCGGACTCGCCGTCTACGCGAGCGTCTTCAAACGCCGCCGCACGGCGGCCCTCCCGGTGGTGGACGAAACCCACCGCGAGGTGTAG